CTCCGGCGTTCCTCCACCGGGGGTCGGCACCGAACCGCGACCCGTACTCGCCAAGGACGGTCAAGGCCCTCGGCGTCCCCTCGCCACGAATCGCTGGTCCCAGGGTGATCAGAACGACACCCCACGTCAACGGGTATTCGCAGAAATGACCGTTACGTACTATTCGCGACGGGGCGCGGGGCGCTGTCCGGGGAGTAGGCGCGCGTGCCGCACGCCCTCGGTTCCCGTACGACCGCGCTGAGCACGGGCCCGCTCCGGTCGACCTCGCACCAGATCCGCTTGCCGCCGCCCTCGGGCTGCCAGCCCCACCGGTCGGCGAGGCCGTCGACCAGTTCCAGCCCGCGCCCGTGGGTGTCACCGCCGTCCGCGCGGCGCTGCCGCGGGGGGCAGGTGCTGCGGTCGGCGACCTCGACCCGCACGATGCCGGCCCCGGCGCCGCCGGGCCCGAAGAGCATCCGCAGGACGGCCGGGCACCCCGTGTGCACCACGGCGTTGGTGACGAGCTCCGAGATGAGCAGCACCAGCGTGTCCGCCAGTGGCTCGTCGGCAGCTATGCCCGAACCGGCCAGCCGTGACCTGGCCCATCTCCGGGCCCGTCCCACCTCGGCGGGGTCGGGTCCGACTTCCAACTGCACCTGAAGCACCTGCACCGCTCACACCATCCGAACCGGCGGACACATCGCCTCGCGCCTCACAGCGATCCTTGCGGGACAGCATGGTTGACGTACAGTCACCGCAACAAGCGCTTCGGGCATATTCCAGCGCGAAGGAGTACGGTTGGTGCATACTGTGCGACGCGCTTTCCGGGCAGTCGAACACCCGGGCGCGATCCGCCACGCCAGCCTCACCACCACGCGCACGCCACGGAGCGTACCCGAGGGGGCCGCCGCACCCGGCGCGTGGCGACCGCCGCGCGGGACACGACCCGGTATCGACTCTGCCCACCGGGCGCCCGGTTACCCTCACGCACCGTCACCCATCGTGGTGACGCTGCGTACGGACCGCCGGGGTCAGGCGACCACGAAGTAGCGGGCGAGTGCGCCGACGGCCCGCTCCTCGTCGATCCGGCCGTCGCCGTCCGCGCCGAGCGCCCCGACCGCGCGGGCCGCGGCGCCGGGCTCGACGCCCAGTACGCGCAGCGCCCGCTCCACCCCGGCCGTCTCCGCCCGTCCGTCCCCGTCGAGGTCGGCGACGGCCAGCACGGCGCGGACGAAGGGGCGGGTGATCTCGGCGAACCGCTCGGGGTTGTCGTGCAGCCGCTTCACCGCTCCGTGCGCGAACTCCTCCCGGCTGACCCGCTGGTCGCCGTCGACGTCCGCGATGCCCGCGAGGCCCTGCCAGAACGCCTCGGCGCCGAGCGTCACGGCCTGTCCGCGGTCGGACCGGTACGGCGTGCCGAACTCCGACAGCAACCGCCGCGCCGCGGTGGTGAAGTCCTCGCGCGAGACGTATCCGCTGCCGTCCTGGTCGAGCGCCGCGAACCGGGCGGCGACGCGGTGCTGGTGCAACTCCTCCGCTTCCATGCGGGGAGCGTACGACGGGACGGGGCGCCCGGGGAGGCGCAAGGCCCGGCGCGCCTGCGCACACCCACCGTCCCCCGTGCCCCACGGCCCCCGCGCCCGGCGGCCACGCGGCGGGACGGGGCGACTCGCGCGGAGCCGCCCTCGGGTCCGACCGAGGCGACGGGCACGGCCGGGACCACGGCCCCGACCGGACCACCCCGGTTCGCCCCGCACGACGGCCCCGACCGGATCGCCCCGCTCGCCCCGTACGACGGCCGCCACCGGATCGCCCGGCTCGATCCGCAGGACGCCCCGGCCGGACGGCCCGGCTCGCCCCGTCGGCCCGTCCGGCTCGACCCGGCCGACGGCCCCGGCCCGCTACGCCGCGGGGCGGTCGTCCGTCGCCGCGGGGAGGTCCGGGTACACGTCGAACAGCCGCTGCACGCCGAGCGCGGCCAGCACCCGGTTGACGTGCGAGCCCTCCACGGCGCCCCGGGCCGGCAGGATCAGCCGGAGGCCGCCGCGGCAGGAGTGGAGCAGCCGGCGGGCCGCGATGAGCACCCCGACGCCGCTGGAGTCGCAGAAGAGGACGCCGGACAGGTCCAGTACGAGGTCGTGCCGCCCGTCCGCGACCACTTCGTGCACGCGCCGCCGGACCACGGGCGAGGACACCAGGTCGAGTTCGCCCCGCACGCGGA
This portion of the Streptomyces changanensis genome encodes:
- a CDS encoding ATP-binding protein; amino-acid sequence: MQVLQVQLEVGPDPAEVGRARRWARSRLAGSGIAADEPLADTLVLLISELVTNAVVHTGCPAVLRMLFGPGGAGAGIVRVEVADRSTCPPRQRRADGGDTHGRGLELVDGLADRWGWQPEGGGKRIWCEVDRSGPVLSAVVREPRACGTRAYSPDSAPRPVANST
- a CDS encoding EF-hand domain-containing protein; protein product: MEAEELHQHRVAARFAALDQDGSGYVSREDFTTAARRLLSEFGTPYRSDRGQAVTLGAEAFWQGLAGIADVDGDQRVSREEFAHGAVKRLHDNPERFAEITRPFVRAVLAVADLDGDGRAETAGVERALRVLGVEPGAAARAVGALGADGDGRIDEERAVGALARYFVVA
- a CDS encoding STAS domain-containing protein, producing MLTVERAEHGAWTVLRVRGELDLVSSPVVRRRVHEVVADGRHDLVLDLSGVLFCDSSGVGVLIAARRLLHSCRGGLRLILPARGAVEGSHVNRVLAALGVQRLFDVYPDLPAATDDRPAA